In the Oryza glaberrima chromosome 6, OglaRS2, whole genome shotgun sequence genome, one interval contains:
- the LOC127775389 gene encoding proteasome subunit alpha type-4-2, whose translation MSRRYDSRTTIFSPEGRLYQVEYAMEAIGNAGSALGVLAADGVVLVGEKKVTSKLLQTSRSAEKMYKIDSHLACAVAGIMSDANILLNTARLHAQRYALSYQEPIPVEQLVQSLCDTKQGYTQFGGLRPFGVSFLFAGWDKHHGFQLYMSDPSGNYSGWKAAAVGANSQAAQSMLKQDYRDGLTREEAVALALKVLSKTMDSTSLTAEKLELAEVFLQPGTGEVQYQVCSPEAMGKLLTKAGLSQPAPEA comes from the coding sequence atgtcTCGCCGGTACGACAGCCGCACGACGATCTTCTCGCCGGAGGGGCGTCTCTACCAGGTGGAGTACGCGATGGAGGCGATCGGGAACGCCGGGTCGGCCCTCGGCGTGCTGGCGGCCGACGGCGTGGTCCTCGTCGGCGAGAAGAAGGTCACCTCCAAGCTCCTCCAGACCTCGCGCTCCGCCGAGAAGATGTACAAGATCGACTCCCACCTCGcctgcgccgtcgccgggaTCATGTCCGACGCCAACATCCTCCTCAACACCGCCCGCCTCCACGCCCAGCGCTACGCCCTCTCCTACCAGGAGCCCATCCCCGTCGAGCAGCTCGTCCAGTCGCTCTGCGACACCAAGCAGGGGTACACCCAGTTCGGCGGCCTCCGCCCCTTCGGCGTCTCCTTCCTCTTCGCCGGCTGGGACAAGCACCATGGCTTCCAGCTCTACATGAGCGATCCCTCCGGCAACTACAGCGGCTggaaggccgccgccgtcggggccAACAGCCAGGCGGCGCAGTCCATGCTCAAGCAGGACTACCGCGACGGCCTGACCCGGGAGGAGGCCGTAGCCCTCGCCCTCAAGGTCCTGAGCAAGACCATGGATTCGACCAGCTTGACCGCCGAGAAGCTGGAGCTCGCCGAGGTGTTCCTGCAGCCAGGCACCGGGGAGGTGCAGTACCAGGTGTGCTCCCCTGAGGCGATGGGGAAGCTGCTCACCAAGGCCGGCCTCTCGCAGCCGGCGCCTGAGGCTTGA